The following coding sequences lie in one Sinorhizobium fredii USDA 257 genomic window:
- a CDS encoding sensor domain-containing diguanylate cyclase, which produces MAKDITRLIELFETSPVLVAAYDEFDRLRYANAAFRSAYFIEADEKPLWPDLMRRNFHAQRGTVIRAGDFEEWLRSTQSRRGKVGFRAFETDLFDGRWVWMTETVEKDGWMLCVATDVTGLKAKTRTVRQDRDLAIKASYTDELTGVANRRFVTARIGDMLQRHGGNQASPGCLCVLDIDRFKSINDQFGHQTGDSVLRDFAMRIHRLVRRTDCFGRVGGEEFVLTLPATPIEQAKLILERMLASVRKSRPLQERPDFGYTFSAGIAGAQSGDTALSLYARADRALYMAKLAGRDRIHLDESDPNRSAIAG; this is translated from the coding sequence ATGGCGAAGGACATCACGCGACTCATAGAACTCTTCGAGACCTCTCCTGTTCTCGTCGCAGCCTACGACGAGTTCGATAGGCTGCGCTACGCCAACGCGGCATTCCGATCAGCCTATTTCATCGAAGCGGATGAGAAGCCCCTCTGGCCGGACTTGATGCGGCGGAATTTCCATGCCCAACGAGGAACCGTCATTCGCGCAGGAGACTTCGAAGAATGGCTGCGATCGACCCAGTCGCGCCGCGGCAAAGTAGGTTTCAGGGCGTTTGAAACCGATCTGTTCGACGGGCGCTGGGTTTGGATGACCGAAACCGTCGAGAAAGACGGGTGGATGCTTTGCGTCGCCACCGATGTGACTGGCCTCAAGGCCAAGACGCGCACGGTACGACAGGACCGGGACCTGGCGATCAAGGCTTCCTACACCGATGAATTGACCGGGGTCGCCAACCGCCGTTTCGTGACGGCGAGAATCGGGGACATGTTGCAGCGGCACGGCGGCAACCAGGCCTCGCCAGGCTGCCTTTGCGTGCTGGACATCGACCGCTTCAAGAGCATCAACGACCAGTTCGGCCATCAAACCGGCGATTCGGTCCTGAGAGACTTCGCCATGCGCATTCACCGTCTGGTGCGGCGGACCGACTGCTTCGGAAGGGTCGGCGGCGAGGAATTCGTGCTCACCCTTCCAGCCACTCCCATTGAGCAGGCCAAGCTGATCCTCGAAAGGATGCTCGCCTCCGTCCGCAAGTCCCGTCCGCTTCAGGAGCGACCCGACTTCGGATATACGTTTTCAGCAGGCATCGCGGGCGCTCAGTCCGGCGATACGGCGCTCAGCCTCTATGCCCGGGCGGACCGGGCTCTATACATGGCCAAGCTCGCCGGCCGCGATCGCATTCACCTGGATGAATCCGATCCCAACCGATCTGCAATTGCAGGATAG
- a CDS encoding metallophosphoesterase family protein, producing MNGRRLTFAVGDIHGCLAQLDDLLEAIESSAPGGRVIFLGDLVDRGPESRGVVERIMAGPTKAGWQWITLKGNHEDMLLSARKGLAEMSSWLMNGGDETLESYGGAIPLSHLVWMAELPSIIIEPYRIFVHAGVEETIPLEEQDDDILLWMRTEPNYSGYYWGRHVCHGHTPSSSNPRTVGNRTNVDSGAVFGGVLSCAVFDDAVPGGPIDFLIAGG from the coding sequence ATGAATGGCCGACGTCTCACATTCGCTGTCGGTGACATTCACGGCTGTCTCGCACAGCTCGACGACCTATTGGAGGCAATCGAGTCCTCCGCACCGGGAGGCAGGGTCATCTTCCTCGGCGACCTTGTCGACCGCGGCCCGGAGAGCCGAGGCGTCGTCGAACGGATCATGGCAGGACCGACCAAGGCCGGTTGGCAATGGATCACGCTCAAGGGCAACCATGAGGATATGCTGCTGTCGGCCCGCAAGGGTCTGGCCGAGATGAGCTCGTGGCTGATGAACGGCGGCGACGAAACGCTAGAGTCCTATGGTGGCGCCATACCTTTGAGCCATCTGGTCTGGATGGCCGAGCTTCCGTCGATCATCATCGAGCCTTATCGGATTTTCGTGCATGCCGGAGTGGAGGAAACCATCCCGCTTGAGGAGCAGGACGACGACATTCTGCTGTGGATGCGTACCGAGCCGAACTATTCCGGCTATTACTGGGGCAGACATGTCTGCCACGGGCATACGCCGAGCAGCAGCAATCCCCGGACCGTCGGCAACAGGACCAATGTCGATTCGGGCGCAGTCTTCGGCGGCGTGCTTTCCTGCGCCGTCTTTGACGACGCCGTGCCGGGCGGGCCGATCGACTTTCTCATTGCCGGCGGCTGA
- a CDS encoding DMT family transporter, with product MTDIATLPFRRASQVWTVFFVILLEAALVITWSAGFVGIRFAIDHAPIFLILFWRSLVSGLVLLPFALTVGPPIRWKDALSQVLFGALAMSGYLAGFALAISFGVPTGLVALITDMLPLAVAFLSWPILGQALTARQWLGSLIGLAGVLIASGWSLDMGNVPLWAYGLPVLGTLSLALATLLQKRSPTNTMPVYQSLCIQCLSAAAIFALFAWHEGRVSPVLDVGFIGGILWLVFVATFGGWSLYYLALRKSSPTRVTTILYLSPPVTMIWAWVMFGEPLSWAMAGGLGVSLIGIIIVARSQKAVHV from the coding sequence ATGACAGACATTGCGACGTTACCCTTTCGGCGCGCCAGTCAAGTGTGGACGGTCTTCTTCGTTATCCTGCTCGAGGCGGCACTGGTGATTACCTGGAGCGCCGGTTTCGTCGGCATCCGGTTTGCGATCGACCATGCTCCGATCTTTCTGATCCTGTTTTGGCGAAGCCTGGTCTCAGGGCTGGTGTTGCTGCCCTTCGCCCTGACAGTGGGTCCGCCGATCAGGTGGAAGGATGCGCTTTCCCAGGTGCTGTTTGGTGCACTCGCCATGTCCGGGTATCTCGCGGGCTTCGCACTCGCGATCTCATTCGGCGTCCCAACCGGCCTCGTCGCCCTTATCACGGACATGCTGCCCTTGGCGGTGGCGTTCCTGTCATGGCCAATTCTCGGACAGGCCCTAACCGCACGTCAGTGGCTCGGCTCGTTGATCGGTCTGGCTGGAGTTCTGATCGCATCCGGTTGGTCCTTGGATATGGGCAATGTCCCACTCTGGGCCTACGGTCTTCCTGTGCTCGGCACGCTATCGCTTGCATTGGCAACGCTGCTGCAGAAGCGCAGCCCGACGAACACCATGCCGGTCTACCAGAGCCTCTGCATCCAATGCCTCTCGGCTGCCGCAATCTTCGCCCTGTTCGCCTGGCATGAAGGCAGAGTCTCGCCCGTCCTTGATGTTGGTTTTATCGGTGGCATTCTCTGGCTCGTGTTCGTCGCGACGTTTGGCGGTTGGAGCCTCTACTATCTTGCGCTCAGGAAATCCTCCCCTACTCGCGTCACGACGATCCTGTACTTGAGCCCGCCGGTGACGATGATCTGGGCCTGGGTGATGTTCGGGGAACCCCTTTCGTGGGCGATGGCCGGGGGATTGGGCGTTTCCCTCATCGGTATCATCATCGTGGCAAGGTCGCAGAAGGCAGTTCATGTGTAG
- a CDS encoding ATP-dependent helicase, protein MSAAYLEKLNERQRSAVEYGVGPDVSTVGPLLIIAGAGSGKTNTLAHRVAHLVVNGADPRRILLMTFSRRAAAEMGRRVERICSQVLGGKAGTVSDALAWAGTFHGIGARLLREHAAEIGVDPDFTIHDREDSADLMNIVRHELGFSKTENRFPTKATCLAIYSRAVNAEQPLDEVLRDNFPWCSAWEKQLRALFGAYVEAKQAQNVLDYDDLLLYWAQMMGDAVLAEDVGGRFDHVLVDEYQDTNRLQASILMALKPKGRGLTVVGDDAQSIYSFRAATVRNILDFPATFTPAAEVITLDRNYRSTRPILAAANGVIELARERFTKNLWTERESAERPRLVTVRDEADQSNYIVDQVLQNRECGMLLKQQAVLFRTSHHSGSLEVELTRRNIPFVKFGGLKFLDSAHVKDMLAALRFAQNPRDRVAGFRLMQLLPGVGPQSAGRVLDAIAADLEPLAALSEIPAPPRSGDGWTSFVDMLQTLRAGRSGWPSEISIARAWYEPHLERIHEDAEMRRADLLQLEQIAAGYPSRERFLTELTLDPPDATSDQAGVPLLDEDYLILSTVHSAKGQEWKSVFVLNCVDGCIPSDLGVGSTAEVEEERRLLYVAMTRAKDSLHLVTPQRFFTHGQNAQGDRHVYASRSRFIPVTLLQFFECSAWPVVTSAAAGHREAQQLRVDVRARMRGMWR, encoded by the coding sequence ATGAGCGCGGCTTATCTGGAAAAATTGAACGAGCGCCAGCGCAGTGCGGTCGAATACGGTGTCGGGCCGGACGTCAGTACCGTTGGTCCGCTTCTCATTATCGCTGGTGCCGGCTCGGGCAAGACGAACACGCTTGCCCACCGGGTCGCGCATCTGGTCGTCAATGGCGCCGATCCCCGCCGTATCCTCCTGATGACCTTCTCGCGCCGGGCGGCCGCCGAGATGGGCCGAAGGGTCGAACGCATCTGCAGTCAGGTGCTCGGCGGAAAAGCCGGCACCGTTTCCGACGCGCTTGCCTGGGCGGGAACGTTTCATGGGATCGGCGCGCGGCTTCTGCGCGAACATGCGGCGGAAATCGGTGTCGATCCGGATTTCACCATTCACGATCGGGAAGACAGCGCCGATCTAATGAACATCGTCCGGCACGAGCTCGGCTTCTCGAAGACTGAAAACCGTTTCCCGACCAAGGCAACCTGCCTTGCCATCTATTCACGGGCGGTCAATGCGGAACAGCCGCTCGATGAGGTGCTGCGCGATAATTTTCCCTGGTGTAGCGCCTGGGAAAAGCAGCTGCGCGCGCTCTTCGGCGCCTATGTCGAGGCGAAGCAGGCGCAGAACGTACTCGATTACGACGACCTGCTGCTCTACTGGGCGCAGATGATGGGCGATGCCGTTCTCGCCGAGGATGTCGGTGGGCGGTTCGATCACGTGCTCGTTGACGAATATCAGGATACCAACCGGCTGCAGGCTTCGATCCTGATGGCTTTGAAGCCGAAAGGACGGGGCCTTACGGTCGTCGGCGACGACGCGCAGTCGATCTATTCGTTCCGCGCCGCGACGGTGCGCAACATTCTGGATTTCCCGGCGACGTTCACGCCCGCTGCGGAGGTCATCACGCTCGATCGGAATTACCGCTCGACACGGCCGATCCTCGCTGCCGCCAATGGGGTTATCGAACTTGCCCGCGAGCGCTTCACCAAGAACCTCTGGACCGAGCGGGAATCGGCCGAACGGCCGCGGCTCGTCACCGTGCGCGACGAGGCCGATCAGTCCAACTATATCGTCGACCAGGTGCTGCAGAACCGCGAATGCGGAATGCTCCTGAAGCAACAGGCCGTGCTCTTCCGCACCTCGCACCACAGCGGCTCGCTCGAAGTGGAATTGACCCGCCGCAATATTCCGTTCGTGAAGTTCGGCGGCCTCAAATTCCTGGACAGCGCGCATGTGAAAGACATGCTTGCGGCTTTGCGCTTCGCCCAAAATCCCCGCGACCGGGTGGCGGGATTCCGGCTGATGCAATTGCTGCCGGGCGTCGGTCCGCAGTCGGCCGGGCGTGTGCTCGATGCGATCGCCGCCGACTTGGAGCCGCTGGCGGCGCTCTCAGAAATCCCCGCCCCGCCTCGCTCGGGTGATGGCTGGACGTCCTTCGTCGACATGCTGCAGACCTTGCGGGCCGGCCGGAGCGGCTGGCCGTCCGAAATCAGCATCGCCCGCGCGTGGTACGAACCGCATCTCGAGCGCATCCATGAGGACGCCGAGATGCGCAGGGCCGACCTCTTGCAGCTCGAGCAGATCGCCGCCGGCTATCCGTCGCGCGAGCGCTTCCTGACCGAACTCACGCTCGACCCGCCGGACGCCACCAGCGATCAGGCGGGCGTGCCACTGCTCGATGAGGACTATCTCATCCTCTCGACCGTCCACTCAGCCAAGGGACAGGAATGGAAATCCGTTTTCGTCCTCAATTGCGTCGACGGCTGCATACCCTCCGACCTCGGGGTTGGCAGCACCGCGGAGGTTGAGGAGGAACGGCGCCTGCTCTATGTCGCCATGACTCGCGCCAAGGACAGCCTGCATCTCGTCACGCCGCAGCGCTTTTTCACGCATGGCCAAAATGCCCAGGGCGACCGGCACGTCTATGCCTCGCGCAGCCGCTTCATTCCCGTAACTCTTCTGCAATTCTTCGAGTGCTCGGCCTGGCCTGTTGTCACTTCGGCTGCGGCAGGCCATCGTGAGGCGCAGCAATTGCGCGTCGATGTCCGGGCTCGCATGCGCGGCATGTGGCGTTAG
- a CDS encoding HAD family hydrolase, whose product MDGTLLNSMAVVERVWGAWAVRNGLDPLELMKSVHGVRASDTIRKLGLAVDPDLEAHALAAAEIADVDGIVEIPGAIAFLNSLPPERWAIVTSAPLELAKRRLAAAGLPVPHHMVTGEDVTAGKPDPQGYRLAAQRLGVRAEDCLVFEDAPAGILAGSSAGAEVAVITGAHAAANGTPHLTLEHYADVEARIGGDGWLSLHRRRGIRF is encoded by the coding sequence ATGGATGGCACCCTGCTCAATTCCATGGCCGTCGTCGAACGGGTCTGGGGCGCCTGGGCGGTCCGCAACGGGCTCGACCCCCTTGAGCTGATGAAATCGGTGCACGGCGTGCGTGCGTCGGACACGATCCGCAAGCTTGGCCTCGCTGTCGATCCGGACCTCGAGGCGCACGCGCTTGCGGCGGCGGAAATCGCCGACGTGGACGGCATCGTCGAAATACCCGGGGCGATCGCCTTCCTCAATTCGTTGCCGCCGGAGCGCTGGGCAATCGTCACGTCGGCGCCGCTCGAACTGGCCAAGCGCCGTCTCGCCGCAGCCGGCCTTCCCGTTCCGCACCACATGGTTACCGGTGAGGATGTCACGGCGGGCAAGCCGGATCCGCAGGGTTACCGTCTCGCCGCTCAGAGGCTCGGCGTCCGCGCCGAGGACTGCCTCGTCTTCGAAGACGCCCCGGCCGGGATACTCGCGGGTAGCTCCGCCGGCGCCGAAGTGGCCGTGATCACCGGCGCTCATGCGGCGGCAAACGGAACACCGCACCTGACATTGGAGCACTATGCGGACGTCGAGGCCCGCATCGGCGGCGACGGCTGGCTTTCGCTCCATCGACGCCGGGGCATTCGATTCTAA
- a CDS encoding DUF5710 domain-containing protein has translation MVPHNQWRRRKEAQQGEFAAFAYDRSAVERFRQAFPRARWDDERKSWFVPGKMAARRIERWLAREAERNDVYGDVKGRDAYDFEPIDSRYLEVGDDLRVRTPYSKSVIEAMREIPWAHWDEDLRVWRVPFRSYEELLRRWPEIEEAARRSEPEERKRRREAQKDSEAQRAASARAAERRRRRYPLPADDLPPLGRPVATKQYGIIVFVELAGEVAEAAALAEYYPHADRTVDHVWGRWRAPTLAELIATWPARREPGPEALSRGWWQPTLAALRVARRNARSFARRQQAKQPASAAAHRTSTH, from the coding sequence ATGGTTCCGCACAATCAGTGGAGGCGCCGAAAGGAAGCTCAACAAGGCGAGTTCGCGGCCTTCGCCTATGACCGGAGCGCCGTCGAGCGGTTTCGCCAGGCGTTTCCACGCGCCCGATGGGACGACGAACGCAAGAGCTGGTTCGTGCCGGGCAAGATGGCCGCCCGTCGCATCGAACGATGGCTGGCACGGGAGGCCGAGCGCAACGACGTCTATGGGGATGTCAAAGGCCGCGACGCTTATGATTTCGAGCCCATCGACAGCCGGTATCTCGAGGTCGGCGATGACCTGCGGGTTCGAACGCCCTATTCGAAATCGGTGATCGAAGCGATGCGCGAAATTCCCTGGGCACACTGGGACGAAGACTTGCGGGTCTGGCGCGTGCCCTTCCGGTCCTACGAAGAACTGCTGCGACGCTGGCCCGAGATCGAGGAGGCGGCGCGACGAAGCGAGCCCGAGGAAAGGAAACGCCGCCGCGAGGCGCAAAAAGATTCCGAGGCCCAAAGAGCGGCGAGCGCGCGCGCCGCCGAACGGCGCCGGCGACGCTATCCCCTGCCCGCTGACGATCTACCGCCCCTAGGTCGTCCTGTTGCAACAAAGCAGTATGGAATCATCGTCTTTGTCGAACTCGCCGGCGAAGTCGCCGAGGCGGCGGCGCTGGCGGAATACTATCCTCATGCCGACCGAACCGTCGATCATGTCTGGGGAAGATGGCGCGCCCCGACCCTTGCCGAACTCATTGCGACATGGCCTGCCCGCCGGGAGCCTGGGCCCGAGGCGCTTTCCAGGGGATGGTGGCAGCCGACATTGGCCGCGTTGAGAGTTGCGCGCAGAAACGCCCGATCTTTCGCGCGACGCCAGCAAGCGAAGCAGCCGGCGAGTGCTGCCGCGCATCGCACCAGCACCCATTAG
- a CDS encoding TetR/AcrR family transcriptional regulator: MPEKAPARERLLNAAAELFYRDGVGATGIDTITAHAGVAKMSLYNNFASKTDLVNAYLQARHVEWRELYRERLKHAKTPRERVLAVFDSYVDHADLAYRWGFRGCGLLNAAAELPVGDPGRATVAMQKDEAERLFKQYLSEMHPTAGGVIAETAEHLSFLLEGAMARAGLDGHDGRLKTARKIAISVMDQLSTLQNPDA; the protein is encoded by the coding sequence ATGCCCGAGAAGGCGCCTGCAAGGGAACGCCTGCTGAACGCCGCAGCCGAATTGTTCTACCGCGATGGGGTTGGAGCGACAGGTATCGACACGATTACCGCGCATGCAGGCGTCGCGAAGATGAGCTTGTACAACAACTTCGCGTCCAAGACCGATCTGGTAAATGCCTACCTCCAGGCACGCCATGTCGAATGGCGGGAACTGTATCGAGAGCGCCTCAAGCATGCAAAGACACCTCGAGAGCGCGTTCTGGCGGTGTTCGATTCCTATGTTGACCACGCGGACTTGGCCTATCGGTGGGGGTTCCGCGGATGCGGGCTTCTCAACGCCGCCGCCGAACTCCCGGTCGGCGATCCCGGCCGAGCAACAGTCGCCATGCAGAAGGACGAGGCGGAGCGGCTCTTCAAGCAATATCTATCGGAAATGCACCCCACAGCGGGTGGGGTGATCGCCGAGACAGCGGAACATCTGTCGTTTTTGCTCGAGGGGGCAATGGCTCGGGCAGGCCTCGACGGACATGACGGCAGACTGAAGACAGCGCGCAAGATCGCCATCTCCGTCATGGATCAGCTATCGACCCTCCAGAACCCCGACGCCTGA